One window of the Allosaccharopolyspora coralli genome contains the following:
- the fusA gene encoding elongation factor G — MARDVLTDLTKVRNIGIMAHIDAGKTTATERILFYTGINHKLGETHDGASTMDWMEEEQKRGITITSAATTTFWGDHQINIIDTPGHVDFTVEVERSLRVLDGAVAVFDGKEGVEPQSEQVWRQADKYEVPRICFVNKMDKLGADFYFTVSTIKDRLGARPLVLQLPIGSESDFEGVVDLVAMKALTWRGDVKKGEQYEIEDIPADLAETAAKYREELVEAVAESDEALMEAYFAGEELTTEQIKAGIRKLTVDREAFPVLCGSAFKNKGVQPMLDAVVEYLPSPLDVPPVQGLLTDGETQAERKPSTEEPFSALVSKISVHPFFGKLTYIRVYSGKVAQAQQIMNSTRERKERIGKLFQMHSNKENPVDEAQAGHIYAVVGLKDTTTGDTLCDPQNQIVLESMSFPEPVIKVAIEPKTKADQEKLSTAIQKLAEEDPTFRVNHDEETGQTIIEGMGELHLEVLVNRMKTDFKVEANIGKPQVAYRETIRKTIDKYEYTHKKQTGGSGQFARVIIKLEPIEQTNESATYEFKNEVTGGRVPREYIPSVDQGAQDAMQYGVLAGYPLVGLKVTLLDGQYHEVDSSEMAFKVAGSIALKEASQKASPALLEPMMAVEVTTPEEYMGEVIGDLNSRRGHVQSMEERSGTRVVKALVPLSEMFGYIGDLRSKTQGRANYSMQFDSYAEVPANVAKEIIAKATGE, encoded by the coding sequence GTGGCACGCGACGTGCTGACGGACCTCACCAAGGTCCGCAACATCGGCATCATGGCCCACATCGACGCGGGCAAGACCACCGCGACCGAGCGGATCCTCTTCTACACGGGGATCAACCACAAGCTCGGCGAGACGCACGACGGTGCGTCGACGATGGACTGGATGGAAGAGGAGCAGAAGCGGGGTATCACCATCACCTCGGCTGCTACCACGACCTTCTGGGGCGACCACCAGATCAACATCATCGACACCCCGGGGCACGTCGACTTCACCGTCGAGGTGGAGCGCTCGCTGCGCGTCCTCGACGGTGCGGTCGCCGTCTTCGACGGCAAGGAGGGTGTCGAGCCGCAGTCCGAGCAGGTCTGGCGGCAGGCGGACAAGTACGAGGTTCCGCGCATCTGCTTCGTCAACAAGATGGACAAGCTCGGTGCGGACTTCTACTTCACCGTCTCGACCATCAAGGACCGTCTCGGTGCCCGTCCGCTGGTCCTGCAGCTGCCGATCGGGTCGGAGTCCGACTTCGAGGGCGTCGTCGACCTGGTCGCCATGAAGGCGCTCACCTGGCGTGGTGACGTCAAGAAGGGCGAGCAGTACGAGATCGAGGACATCCCGGCCGACCTCGCCGAGACCGCCGCGAAGTACCGCGAGGAACTCGTCGAGGCCGTCGCCGAGAGCGACGAAGCGCTGATGGAGGCCTACTTCGCCGGTGAGGAACTCACCACCGAGCAGATCAAGGCAGGCATCCGCAAGCTCACCGTCGACAGGGAAGCCTTCCCCGTGCTGTGCGGTAGCGCCTTCAAGAACAAGGGCGTGCAGCCGATGCTCGACGCGGTCGTCGAGTACCTGCCCTCGCCGCTGGACGTTCCGCCGGTGCAGGGTCTGCTCACCGACGGTGAGACGCAGGCCGAGCGCAAGCCGAGCACCGAGGAGCCGTTCTCGGCGCTGGTGTCCAAGATCTCCGTGCACCCGTTCTTCGGCAAGCTCACCTACATCCGGGTCTACTCCGGCAAGGTGGCGCAGGCGCAGCAGATCATGAACTCCACGCGGGAGCGCAAGGAGCGCATCGGCAAGCTCTTCCAGATGCACTCCAACAAGGAGAACCCGGTCGACGAGGCCCAGGCCGGCCACATCTACGCGGTGGTCGGGCTCAAGGACACCACCACCGGTGACACCCTCTGTGACCCGCAGAACCAGATCGTGCTCGAGTCGATGAGCTTCCCCGAGCCGGTCATCAAGGTCGCCATCGAGCCGAAGACCAAGGCCGACCAGGAGAAGCTGTCCACGGCCATCCAGAAGCTCGCCGAGGAGGACCCGACCTTCCGGGTCAACCACGACGAGGAGACCGGTCAGACGATCATCGAGGGTATGGGCGAGCTGCACCTCGAGGTGCTCGTCAACCGGATGAAGACCGACTTCAAGGTCGAGGCGAACATCGGTAAGCCGCAGGTGGCCTACCGCGAGACGATCCGCAAGACGATCGACAAGTACGAGTACACGCACAAGAAGCAGACCGGTGGTTCCGGTCAGTTCGCGCGTGTGATCATCAAGCTCGAGCCCATCGAGCAGACCAACGAGAGCGCGACGTACGAGTTCAAGAACGAGGTCACCGGTGGCCGCGTTCCGCGCGAGTACATCCCGTCGGTCGACCAGGGTGCCCAGGACGCCATGCAGTACGGCGTGCTGGCCGGCTACCCGCTCGTCGGGCTCAAGGTGACCCTGTTGGACGGCCAGTACCACGAGGTCGACTCCTCGGAAATGGCGTTCAAGGTCGCGGGCTCGATCGCGCTGAAGGAGGCCTCCCAGAAGGCGTCCCCCGCGCTGCTCGAGCCGATGATGGCCGTCGAGGTGACCACTCCCGAGGAGTACATGGGTGAGGTCATCGGCGACTTGAACTCCCGTCGTGGACACGTTCAGTCCATGGAGGAGCGCAGTGGGACCCGCGTCGTCAAGGCGCTCGTACCGCTGTCCGAGATGTTCGGGTACATCGGCGACCTGCGTTCGAAGACGCAGGGTCGTGCGAACTACTCGATGCAGTTCGACTCCTACGCCGAGGTTCCCGCGAACGTGGCGAAGGAGATCATTGCGAAGGCTACGGGTGAGTGA
- the rpsG gene encoding 30S ribosomal protein S7, which produces MPRKGPAPKRPLNADPVYGAPLVTQLVNKVLVDGKRSLAEKIVYAALEGCREKTGTDPVVTLKRALDNVKPTLEVRSRRVGGATYQVPIEVRAGRSTTLALRWLVTYSRQRREKTMIERLTNELLDASNGLGASVKKREDTHKMAESNKAFAHYRW; this is translated from the coding sequence ATGCCCCGTAAGGGACCGGCCCCGAAGCGACCGCTGAACGCCGACCCCGTGTACGGCGCGCCGCTGGTCACCCAGCTGGTGAACAAGGTCCTGGTCGACGGCAAGCGCTCGTTGGCCGAGAAGATCGTCTACGCGGCGCTCGAAGGCTGCCGCGAGAAGACCGGCACCGATCCGGTCGTCACGCTCAAGCGCGCGCTGGACAACGTCAAGCCGACCCTGGAGGTCCGCAGCCGCCGCGTCGGTGGCGCGACCTACCAGGTGCCGATCGAGGTCCGCGCCGGTCGTTCCACCACGCTGGCCCTGCGCTGGTTGGTCACCTACTCGCGGCAGCGCCGGGAGAAGACCATGATCGAGCGTCTGACCAACGAGCTCCTGGACGCGAGCAACGGTCTGGGCGCGAGCGTCAAGAAGCGCGAAGACACGCACAAGATGGCGGAGTCCAACAAGGCCTTCGCGCACTACCGCTGGTGA
- the rpsL gene encoding 30S ribosomal protein S12 has product MPTIQQLVRKGRQDKVAKTKTAALKGSPQRRGVCTRVYTTTPKKPNSALRKVARVKLTSGIEVTAYIPGEGHNLQEHSIVLVRGGRVKDLPGVRYKIIRGSLDTQGVKNRKQARSRYGAKKEKS; this is encoded by the coding sequence ATGCCCACCATCCAGCAGCTGGTCCGTAAGGGCCGCCAGGACAAGGTCGCGAAGACCAAGACCGCGGCGCTCAAGGGGAGCCCGCAGCGGCGTGGCGTGTGCACCCGCGTGTACACCACCACCCCGAAGAAGCCCAACTCGGCCCTGCGCAAGGTCGCCCGTGTGAAGCTCACGAGCGGTATCGAGGTCACGGCCTACATCCCGGGTGAGGGTCACAACCTGCAGGAGCACTCGATCGTGCTCGTTCGCGGCGGCCGTGTGAAGGACCTCCCCGGCGTGCGCTACAAGATCATCCGCGGTTCGCTCGACACGCAGGGTGTGAAGAACCGCAAGCAGGCTCGCAGCCGTTACGGCGCGAAGAAGGAGAAGAGCTGA
- a CDS encoding ADP-ribosylglycohydrolase family protein: MIDNTTSGRPEVTWSERFVGAALGGAVGDALGAVVRYATIDQMAVSPDAGDVAEYLRRYGAPHSGTDVSQITAFVLEGLIRARTLDRDAREIVEANLAAWLHTQGVPKSQAMRRFPGARFEPSGWLTNRAELYSHGNPLGNTVRDVAAFTLGHPTPVTWTRDPRQSLVLVACLSPTLLWAHDDTTTNALARDLASRVTTSRSVMAAGAFQATLLGRLVRGVPLVEALCGNDRTSRIEDLLEARPEFDEWSAWAAVDAVLTNGFGETTGSHPGEPHPGFDTASGLGEVASALAGVVSGQNFFDAVRWGMRTNGDSSVAGALAGQLAGARFGVGGIPPEWLDNLELREVVDTLAADAVKAFPPQVRPAAGNWAQRYVHPARPARPVGGTAAPELAGAQATSSDPEQTMTLPVLDADLAEPEPPFDASPEAGPAFPATEPEDSVVPSTEDTMRFAAYRDGPVEESAPAWPEHVLQPEAATDSEPADCDAAGLEAAHGERAAVGDSSSRELVAPEPEAVSENFSVKDDISNGSENAAQAGGRVPDENPAPDDTIASDDSLAADDAVADRSVTPDENPILGDHASPGTDAAADGVAEVDTPTPVDLPGRPTRGRADVPALAGLSVLPGRSESSAETPGTPDPDSSGSAVSPARAPVPMEAPEPEEPTPSAAAESAAAPGTAVSGDSADTGADTGAGAEPLFTERVLGCFLGGALGDALGANLEFRTPAQITAEWGGDEPRGLPMAYGVRGAITDDTQMTLHTAEGLIRGRMAAREYGDGDLLPHVHLAYQRWLHTQGIPWREAAGTFLDGTPEPDGWLAGVPDLFATRGPGKTVFAALHGFADGAPIGSFEEKINDSKGCGGVMRAAPAAMCSTDPTEVFAVAARTAALTHSHPAGYHSAGALAVIVQQALLGRSLDDGVWLALQVLETWEGHEETSALLETAVEFASHGVPAPDRLHDTLGGGWVGEQALAIAVCAALIGGDDVELALRVAAHHAGDSDSTAAICGNIVGALTGVAALPVDWLVDLELREVIEQLALDCVAEFGTGEFAPELDGAGQEDWHRYPARSLAPTAPTTGAAPEVFADDAVGEFPAPKPTPRRVHGLAQEDAPR, translated from the coding sequence ATGATCGACAACACCACCTCGGGACGGCCCGAGGTGACCTGGTCCGAGCGGTTCGTCGGCGCCGCGCTGGGTGGGGCCGTCGGCGATGCCCTCGGTGCGGTCGTGCGCTACGCGACGATCGACCAGATGGCGGTGAGTCCCGATGCCGGGGACGTCGCCGAGTATCTGCGTCGTTACGGTGCGCCTCATTCCGGAACGGACGTGTCCCAGATCACGGCGTTCGTACTGGAGGGGCTCATCCGCGCGCGGACCCTGGACCGCGACGCACGCGAGATCGTCGAGGCCAACCTCGCGGCGTGGCTGCACACGCAGGGCGTGCCGAAAAGCCAGGCGATGCGGCGATTCCCTGGCGCGCGGTTCGAACCGAGTGGGTGGCTGACGAACCGCGCTGAGCTCTACTCGCACGGCAACCCGCTCGGGAACACGGTGCGCGACGTCGCCGCTTTCACCCTCGGACACCCGACGCCGGTGACGTGGACCCGTGACCCGCGGCAGTCTCTGGTCCTGGTGGCGTGCCTGTCTCCGACGCTGTTGTGGGCGCACGACGACACGACGACGAACGCGCTCGCGCGAGATCTGGCCTCCCGCGTGACCACCTCCCGCTCGGTGATGGCGGCTGGGGCGTTCCAGGCGACGCTGCTCGGCAGGCTCGTCCGCGGGGTGCCACTGGTCGAAGCCTTGTGCGGCAACGACAGGACCAGTCGTATCGAGGACCTGCTGGAGGCGCGACCCGAGTTCGACGAATGGTCCGCGTGGGCCGCGGTCGACGCGGTCCTCACCAACGGGTTCGGTGAGACGACCGGATCTCACCCGGGCGAGCCCCACCCCGGATTCGACACCGCCAGTGGCCTCGGTGAGGTGGCCAGTGCGCTAGCCGGTGTCGTGAGCGGCCAGAACTTCTTCGACGCCGTCCGATGGGGGATGCGAACCAACGGCGACAGCAGCGTGGCGGGCGCACTGGCGGGCCAGCTGGCCGGTGCGCGGTTCGGCGTGGGTGGAATTCCCCCCGAATGGCTGGACAATCTCGAACTTCGGGAAGTTGTCGACACGTTGGCGGCGGACGCGGTGAAAGCCTTCCCGCCGCAGGTACGGCCCGCGGCGGGAAATTGGGCACAGCGGTACGTCCACCCCGCTCGACCCGCTCGTCCTGTCGGCGGCACGGCGGCACCGGAACTCGCCGGCGCTCAGGCGACGAGTTCCGACCCGGAACAGACGATGACGCTGCCCGTGCTCGACGCCGATCTCGCCGAGCCGGAACCACCGTTCGACGCCTCGCCCGAGGCCGGCCCTGCTTTTCCCGCCACCGAGCCGGAGGACTCGGTCGTCCCGTCCACAGAGGACACGATGCGGTTCGCCGCGTACCGGGACGGGCCGGTCGAGGAGTCGGCGCCCGCGTGGCCCGAGCACGTCCTCCAGCCGGAGGCGGCCACCGACTCCGAGCCTGCCGACTGCGACGCCGCCGGCCTCGAGGCTGCTCACGGCGAGCGTGCCGCTGTCGGGGACTCGAGTTCGCGCGAGTTGGTGGCCCCCGAACCGGAAGCCGTGTCGGAGAACTTTTCCGTGAAGGACGACATCTCGAACGGGTCCGAGAACGCGGCCCAAGCCGGCGGCCGTGTCCCGGACGAGAATCCTGCGCCGGACGACACCATCGCGTCCGATGACAGCCTTGCCGCTGACGACGCCGTCGCCGACCGCAGCGTCACTCCGGACGAGAACCCCATTCTGGGCGACCACGCTTCACCGGGGACGGACGCCGCGGCCGACGGGGTGGCCGAAGTGGACACTCCCACGCCGGTCGACCTCCCGGGGCGTCCCACCCGCGGGCGTGCCGACGTTCCCGCGCTCGCCGGTCTCTCGGTGCTCCCGGGTCGGAGCGAGTCTTCCGCCGAGACGCCCGGCACGCCGGATCCCGACTCGTCGGGATCCGCAGTGTCCCCGGCTCGCGCGCCGGTCCCCATGGAAGCGCCCGAACCGGAGGAACCGACCCCGTCGGCCGCTGCCGAGTCGGCGGCGGCGCCCGGCACTGCCGTTTCCGGCGACTCCGCCGACACCGGTGCCGACACGGGCGCCGGGGCCGAGCCGTTGTTCACCGAGCGGGTGCTCGGCTGCTTCCTCGGCGGCGCCCTCGGCGACGCGCTCGGTGCGAATCTCGAGTTCCGCACTCCCGCACAGATCACCGCCGAGTGGGGCGGCGACGAGCCCCGAGGACTGCCGATGGCCTACGGGGTGCGGGGCGCGATCACGGATGACACGCAGATGACGCTGCACACCGCTGAGGGGCTCATCCGGGGCAGGATGGCTGCGCGCGAGTACGGCGACGGCGACCTCCTGCCGCACGTGCACCTCGCGTACCAACGCTGGCTGCACACCCAGGGCATCCCGTGGCGCGAAGCGGCCGGGACGTTCCTCGATGGGACCCCCGAGCCCGACGGCTGGCTCGCCGGTGTGCCCGACCTGTTCGCCACCAGGGGACCGGGCAAGACGGTCTTCGCCGCGCTCCACGGGTTCGCGGACGGGGCGCCGATCGGTTCGTTCGAGGAGAAGATCAACGACTCGAAGGGTTGTGGCGGGGTCATGAGAGCCGCCCCGGCGGCGATGTGCTCGACCGACCCGACCGAGGTCTTCGCCGTCGCCGCGCGCACGGCGGCTCTGACCCACAGTCATCCCGCCGGGTATCACTCCGCAGGAGCGCTCGCGGTGATCGTGCAGCAGGCGCTGCTCGGCCGGAGTCTCGACGACGGCGTGTGGCTCGCCCTCCAGGTCCTGGAGACCTGGGAAGGGCACGAAGAGACCAGCGCCCTGCTCGAAACCGCTGTCGAGTTCGCGTCGCACGGGGTGCCGGCACCCGATCGGCTGCACGACACGCTCGGTGGCGGTTGGGTCGGCGAGCAGGCTCTCGCGATCGCCGTCTGTGCCGCGTTGATCGGCGGGGACGATGTCGAGCTGGCCTTGCGCGTCGCCGCGCACCACGCAGGCGACAGCGACTCCACGGCCGCGATCTGCGGCAACATCGTCGGTGCGTTGACGGGTGTGGCGGCGCTACCGGTCGACTGGCTGGTGGATCTGGAACTGCGCGAGGTGATCGAACAGCTCGCGCTGGACTGTGTCGCCGAGTTCGGTACCGGCGAGTTCGCCCCCGAGCTGGACGGCGCCGGCCAAGAGGACTGGCACCGTTACCCTGCGCGAAGCCTCGCCCCGACCGCCCCGACCACTGGCGCGGCTCCGGAGGTGTTCGCCGACGACGCGGTGGGTGAGTTCCCGGCGCCGAAGCCGACGCCGCGCCGCGTCCACGGGTTGGCCCAGGAGGACGCTCCCCGGTGA
- a CDS encoding DUF6319 family protein: MSDEQSTQTQPATEQPAAEQSDTPASETAAAPAETPKKRTRKASTARKTRTVELTLTVTGTLDGEWQAELVHSGKRVVQGLPVPASSVSKAAAELHGDISEAIESVLSQAREQHEAKLAELEAEVERVRKALSDLES; the protein is encoded by the coding sequence ATGAGCGACGAGCAGTCCACGCAGACACAGCCCGCCACGGAGCAGCCTGCCGCCGAACAGTCCGACACACCGGCGAGCGAGACCGCTGCCGCGCCCGCCGAGACTCCGAAGAAGCGCACCCGCAAGGCCAGCACTGCGCGCAAGACTCGCACCGTGGAACTGACGTTGACCGTCACCGGCACCCTCGACGGCGAGTGGCAGGCCGAACTGGTGCACTCCGGCAAACGGGTCGTCCAGGGTCTGCCCGTTCCCGCGTCCAGCGTGTCGAAAGCGGCCGCCGAGCTGCACGGCGACATCTCCGAGGCGATCGAGAGCGTCCTGTCGCAGGCCCGGGAACAGCACGAAGCCAAGCTCGCCGAGCTCGAAGCCGAGGTCGAACGGGTCCGCAAGGCCCTCTCCGACCTGGAAAGCTGA
- a CDS encoding YbaB/EbfC family nucleoid-associated protein, which yields MSRRHPPDHDMGPHMPGLEDMQRKLDALKATAERAESQQGDLARMREEITAIEESATSSDKTVTVTAGPGGAVTNVSFTQEAMRLSAIQLSSTVMSTLRQAVAAAARKQAEIVQGHVPEGDVLERVLQTQEEMLGTSIERPTSDSGQQSSARHDDDDEGPDSFLDSRGY from the coding sequence ATGTCTCGACGCCATCCGCCCGACCACGACATGGGGCCGCACATGCCAGGACTGGAAGACATGCAGCGCAAACTCGACGCGCTCAAAGCGACCGCCGAGCGCGCCGAGAGCCAGCAGGGCGATCTCGCGCGGATGCGCGAGGAGATCACCGCGATCGAGGAGAGCGCGACCTCGTCCGACAAGACGGTGACCGTGACCGCCGGCCCGGGCGGTGCGGTGACGAACGTCAGCTTCACCCAGGAAGCGATGCGGCTCTCCGCCATCCAGCTGTCGAGCACCGTGATGAGCACGCTGCGGCAGGCCGTCGCCGCCGCCGCCCGCAAGCAGGCCGAGATCGTGCAGGGCCACGTTCCCGAGGGCGACGTTCTCGAACGCGTACTCCAGACGCAGGAAGAAATGCTGGGAACCAGCATCGAACGACCGACGTCCGACTCGGGACAGCAGAGTTCGGCGCGGCACGACGACGATGACGAGGGCCCGGACTCCTTCCTCGACAGCAGGGGGTACTGA
- a CDS encoding WXG100 family type VII secretion target: MSSVEANVEALSENSAVNPTSGVVDASAFGDLPFVKDAISATDNAAAGDVEALRGDIESYVGSAVSVALDPIGFLVGTGVEFVLDFVAPVRDAIQLVTGDAEALTAGSQAFDQVKAELDRLGQDLTETLDSELKDWDGQAADSVRAKMATFVEGVQNTAGQANNLSELLQMSATMMEAAEGVIKGILGDFITWAIMTWVPALASAGPTFGASTAAAGAATGVQAGITCAKTAQNIQRITKIINTIMNVITAIKAVLDTIRIVESVEQITSGSGGGTGAAGVGSSAAGTANSDLGSVKEHAGEVAGGYQRGAEQHGVTVDPDNDIARTNADGSSTKINDDGSPTLDSQGNEQSSPTDSFGVGESALNNTGEQLGNAADALEEQAEGGGFSDVPADRTISGQLDV, translated from the coding sequence ATGTCGTCGGTGGAAGCCAACGTCGAGGCACTGAGCGAGAACTCCGCGGTCAACCCCACTTCCGGCGTCGTCGACGCGTCCGCGTTCGGTGATCTCCCCTTCGTCAAGGACGCGATCAGCGCGACGGACAACGCCGCCGCCGGGGACGTCGAAGCGCTCCGCGGGGACATCGAGAGTTACGTGGGCAGCGCGGTCAGCGTCGCGCTGGATCCGATCGGGTTCCTGGTCGGCACGGGTGTCGAGTTCGTCCTCGACTTCGTCGCGCCCGTCCGGGACGCGATCCAGCTCGTCACCGGCGACGCCGAGGCGCTCACCGCCGGCTCCCAGGCGTTCGACCAGGTGAAGGCGGAACTGGACAGGCTCGGCCAGGATCTCACCGAGACCCTCGACAGCGAACTCAAGGACTGGGACGGGCAGGCTGCCGACTCCGTCCGCGCCAAGATGGCCACATTCGTCGAGGGCGTGCAGAACACCGCCGGACAGGCCAACAACCTCTCCGAGCTGCTTCAGATGAGCGCGACGATGATGGAGGCGGCCGAAGGCGTCATCAAGGGCATTCTCGGGGATTTCATCACCTGGGCGATCATGACCTGGGTTCCCGCGCTCGCCTCTGCGGGTCCGACGTTCGGTGCTTCGACCGCGGCCGCGGGCGCGGCCACCGGGGTGCAAGCGGGTATCACCTGCGCGAAAACCGCACAGAACATCCAGCGCATCACGAAGATCATCAACACGATCATGAACGTGATCACGGCGATCAAGGCCGTGCTCGACACGATCCGGATCGTCGAGAGCGTCGAGCAGATCACCAGCGGCTCCGGCGGCGGCACCGGCGCCGCGGGAGTGGGCAGCTCGGCGGCAGGCACCGCCAACAGCGATCTCGGGTCCGTGAAAGAACACGCCGGTGAAGTCGCGGGCGGATACCAGCGCGGAGCCGAGCAACACGGCGTCACCGTCGACCCCGACAACGACATCGCACGGACGAACGCCGACGGCAGCAGCACCAAGATCAACGACGACGGCAGCCCGACGCTCGACAGCCAGGGCAACGAGCAGAGCTCGCCGACGGACAGTTTCGGCGTCGGAGAGTCCGCTCTGAACAACACCGGCGAACAACTCGGGAACGCGGCGGACGCCCTGGAAGAGCAGGCAGAAGGCGGCGGGTTCTCGGACGTTCCCGCGGACCGAACGATCAGCGGCCAGCTCGACGTGTGA